Proteins from a genomic interval of Rosa chinensis cultivar Old Blush chromosome 2, RchiOBHm-V2, whole genome shotgun sequence:
- the LOC112188379 gene encoding uncharacterized protein C9orf85 homolog, with protein sequence MMINGRHKNKFAWKPNAGVKINETEVGGRFRPLSEITGVCQRCKEQIEWKRKYGKYKPLTEPTKCQRCTKRAVRQSHHKLCQPCAKEHGVCAKCCCRNERIVGKDPAEIEAEQKELQEAIKNARERDRRTLLRAMNAGKSMKTATEKEEKGDKAGDSALSALLEEHAEATRDDEGDSDGDDDDDEEEEEEDEEGVRN encoded by the exons ATGATGATCAACGGTCGGCACAAGAACAAGTTCGCTTGGAAACCCAACGCCGGCGTCAAAATCAACGAAACCGAGGTCGGAGGCCGGTTCCGGCCGCTGTCGGAGATCACCGGCGTCTGCCAACGCTGCAAGGAACAGATCGAGTGGAAGCGCAAGTACGGCAAGTACAAGCCCCTAACGGAACCGACCAAGTGCCAACGTTGTACCAAACGCGCCGTCCGCCAGTCCCACCACAAGCTCTGTCAGCCTTGCGCCAAGGAACACGGCGTCTGCGCCAAGTGTTGTTGTCGCAACGAGCGGATCGTCGGGAAAGACCCCGCCGAGATTGAAGCCGAGCAGAAGGAGCTCCAGGAG GctatcaagaatgcaagagagagGGATAGGAGGACTCTGCTAAGAGCT ATGAATGCAGGTAAATCGATGAAGACTGCGACTgagaaagaagagaagggaGACAAGGCTGGGGATTCGGCGCTCTCTGCTTTGCTAGAGGAACATGCAGAGGCAACTAGAGATGATGAGGGTGATtctgatggtgatgatgatgatgatgaagaagaagaagaggaggatgaggaggGTGTTCGTAATTAA